A single Nicotiana tabacum cultivar K326 chromosome 5, ASM71507v2, whole genome shotgun sequence DNA region contains:
- the LOC107828126 gene encoding small ribosomal subunit protein uS8z/uS8w: MVRVSVLNDALKSMYNAEKRGKRQVMIRPSSKVIIKFLIVMQKHGYIGEFEYVDDHRSGKIVVELNGRLNKCGVISPRFDVGVKEIEGWTARLLPSRQFGYIVLTTSAGIMDHEEARRKNVGGKVLGFFY, from the exons ATGGTGAGAGTTAGTGTGTTGAATGATGCTCTTAAGAGCATGTACAATGCTGAGAAGAGGGGAAAGCGTCAAGTCATGATTAGGCCTTCTTCCAAAGTCATCATCAAATTCCTCATTGTCATGCAAAAGCATG GGTACATTGGAGAATTTGAGTATGTTGATGATCACAGGTCAGGAAAAATTGTAGTTGAACTGAATGGTAGGTTGAACAAGTGTGGCGTCATTAGTCCTCGTTTTGATGTTGGAGTTAAGGAGATTGAAGGATGGACTGCTAGGTTGTTGCCTTCCAGACAG TTTGGATACATTGTGCTGACTACATCTGCCGGTATCATGGACCACGAGGAGGCTAGAAGGAAGAATGTGGGTGGGAAGGttcttggtttcttttattaA